The sequence AATTGACCTTAATTATTTCATGCTAGGTCTGGAAACCATTTTGGTATGTATGCCTAAATTATGTGTGAATGTGCCAAATTTTAGGACTATTTTGTAAGCTTGATTTATTTCCTTATTCCCAACCTTTTTTGTAGTTATTTTTACTAGGAATAGGATGTTGACCGCCCCTATCATAGAAAAAGGATCTCAACTTTAGAAGGATAAAATTTGGCCTTATAATAATTTGCAAGAATTAACCTTTCTTTTTCTACCTACCTTGAAAGTTTATTTCAAAAAGGTGCAAGTTGTATATAATTATAACTCTCTTTCCCATTTTAAATTCTAGCATTTTACAATTGAGTATTCATATAAGCACATTCAAtgtgaaaaacattcaaaaattcaagTTTTCTACTAAAATTATGGTCAAGTTCATTGTGTTTCTTCATGTCGAAAGAATACACTAACATATTGCATGACTTCATGAGCATCACACCAAACCTTGTATGAGATTCCATAACAGGTTTTAATATTTGAGGTAATATCTTATCATTTCAACATTTTATTGTTTGTTTATTCTTCATCCTTACAAGAGCACACACTCAAATCTCATCATTATCCATAAGGGAAGTGGGAACACTAACACAAGATTTGACTTAGGAAATCCCCCATATGATACAACAAATTTTATCCATTTTTTGTGTATGCAATTGCAAATCTAATAGAgacaaagttgaaaaatatcagagCATATAGTGATAGACAGTGAGAAACTTTGAATGGACAAGAAGCCTCAAACTAGGGCAATCAATGTCTCTTTCCTACTACTTTGAGCCAAAATTTTGGTAGATAGATAAGCAAAGCTTCCTAAATGCATTTGTTGTTTTCATTGCTTCTATCTAGTTTAATTAGCTCCAAATCTCAAAACTAGATTTCTTTTCATTTTATATCTATTGTGTActacaaaatttatttatttttccatttataaCGTAGTTCACATGTGCACACTTCATTATTTCATTTCTCTTGCAAAAAAGGAATAGAAACTCTACACACAGATCTCCTTTAAATAGAGTAGCTTTGCTTACTTATGCTCTAGACGTGTTATGAGAAGgaatttaagattttttttaatttttttttaaaataataatatatgttaaagataataaacataatataattaaagaacaagttgatttgttaaaaaaattaaactCTTTAAAAGAACCCAttcaatttttaataaaaaaatgtaaataaatatttttattaaaatgtaTTGATTCTTTTAAaacaattatttttattttcttgagaTATATCGACAATGGACTAAAGCAAAAAGGAAGAAATCACCCCCTTCAAAATTGAAATATCAAATAATATCAAGGTCATCAAAGAAATGAAAAACCTTGTAGAAACATAACTTAGCACCCTCATATATGAGTTGATGCAAATATCTTAtcattgtttttgttttatttatgtGAAAGTGAatcctttttttcctttcttaaGATAGATCAAGAATGGGTTAAAGTAAAGAGGGATAAATCACCTCCTTCAAAATTGAAATGTCAAATGATATTAAGGTCATCAAAGAAAgtaaaaatcttgaagaaacatATTGTAGCACCCTCATTTATGAGTTGATGCAAATATATTAtcattgtttttgttttatttatatgattcattgcattcatttttaataaaaaataataataaatataatatttatattaaaatatattcaatcatcaaatataatagtttttatattaaaaaaaatactctagaaacaatttttgttttttaaagatAAGATGAAATGTGATTTGCTTTATATTGTTGTCACAACCAACAATATAGATTGTAAAAAATATAGATTGTAAAAAGATACACTAAGAATGCCAACAATTTCTATTGTAAAAGACACATTGAGAATATCTACTCATAAGAATGGTTGATGACCAAAAACTAAGCCATTAGAACTTTAAGATTTATCGGCTGGAGCAAAATAAAATGATTTCAGTCAGTTAAAACAaaaaacttcaatgaattctaaAAGTAAATAAAAGTTCTGTTATTGCAAACCTCTTGAAGACTCCATTCGCAGCTACTTATATTGAATTACCCTCTACTCAACAAACTCTATGCAAGCAATCCTATGAGGAACTAACTTTATTATCTAGAGCTCTTCTCAATAAACTCTCTACAAGCAATCCTATGAAGAACTACCTGTATTATTCTAAAGCTTTCACATCACTGAACTACAATCACACAATTCTATCCATAGCTGCAAACGAATTAAGGCCTGTACAGTCCACCGTCGTGGTTTACAACTGAGAAGCCTCCATCCACAAGAAGATTATGACCACTGATAAATTTTGATTCATCACTGCCCAAAAACAGAGCAGCCTGTGCAATATCCTCTTCTGTAAGAACCACTCCCTTCAAGTTGCTTCTGCAGCTAATCCACTCCTCCACTTCACCCTTATCTTTTGTTCCCAAAGACTCCACTAGAAGCCCTGTTGCAACGTAAGAAGGAGAAATACAGTTAACTCTGATACCATATTTCCCAAGCTCAGCTGCACCATTCTTAGTGAACCCTATTACTGCATGTTTTGAGGCTGTGTATGCATAAGGTGCATTGCCTCCAATAGTTCCTGCAACACTTGCAGTAGAAATTATACAGCCTTTTCTATTGGGTATCATAACACGAGCTGCATGCTTAAGCCCATGCATTACACCTTTTGCATTTATGTCCATTGTGCGTTCAAATCGTTCCATATCATACTCTGCAACACTACCTTTACGGTCCTCCCCTATACCGGCATTGTTAAACATAATGTCCAGTTGTCCATGCTTTTCCATCGCCAGATCCACTGCTGCCCTAACATCTTGCTCTTTGGTCACATCACAATGAATAAAAGTTGCCCATTCTGAGAGAGATTGTGCAAGAATATGACCAGCATCATCTGCAATGTCTGCAATTATGACTTTTGCTCCATTTTCGAGGAAGAGCCGAACAGTGGCTTCTCCAAGGCCTCCTGCTCCACCTGTGATTATTGCAACCTTCCCTTCCaatctgcatttccaaatgaggaCTCACTTTTTATTTCTAAATTAGATTTCAGCTTAAAATAGCATTCTATGTTTTGAGAGAAATTGAAACAAGAGGAAACTTAAAAAATTACCTTCGATCTTTAGACATCGTTCTTTGTCTGAGTATAAGCTACAGAAGTTGGAGATGGTATTGAGGTTATCTCCGATTTGTATGAGTATTTTACAGGGGAGACATCTATTTATATAAGAAAAGGCAACGTTGGCTGGCGGAGCCATTAAACCTCGAAGTTCCAAATTCAGGCTGGAAAAGCTGATAAGATCAGATAGTAAGTTGAGCCGTACGTATAGAGCTGAATATCCGACGTAGATCCACGACTAAAAACTGATCCATTCGGTAAGAGAGAATGTTTTTCGGGATACTCAttagattttttaatgtttttgatttatTAGCCGGCTATATTATGTAGGCATTGCCCACGGGATTTCAGTGTTCTCATGCCGGAGTTTTCTCGCCTGCCGTTTGCTGGGTGAACTACTTCAAGCAGGTGCGGCTGGCTATGTGAACTGTATAGTGCACTACTTCAGGCAAATTGATCGTTGCCCTCGCAGGCATGGTGCTACAAATATTAAGGCAGGGTTCTATGAGGGGTATAAGTTCCCCTTTTAAGGAGGAAGACGTCGTCTAATGAATAAAAAAAATTGTGATATAGGATTGGTTGAAATGATTTATTATATATTAGATCCCAAATGTGACACCTTTTGTATTTTTGTTGCTTTCTTGCAAGTAATGTGTTTCAGGTCGTGATGTGCTTCTTGGCATGTCTAATTTTTGTAAAGATCTATTTGGAATACCCTTGATGCTCCATTGGAAAAAGTATACAAAGAAACTAAGCTTGATatgtcattcttctatttgttgtgcaTGTGTTTTTTTTGGGTTAGGAATGTGCTTTTGACTTCTTTTAGGGATGATGAAATCATTAGGGCATTGAGGTCTCTTCTATATTTACCTAAAATcagttatttttcttatttttcctatGTACTCTTTTTCAATTGTACTCAAACTTCTACGATATTtagggatgaggtcaattcaaaatAATGATATTGATATATATTTTCTATCTTATATCTATTACAACCCTAGTTCTTTGAATCTCTTATGTAATCTTGTATGATCTTGTTTATATGTGACAATGCCTTAATCTTTCCTATGTTGGAGGCATTTTTTTTTGTTACGACATGATTTTATTTGAACACTTGCTCTCGATTTAGCATATGCAATTACTTTAAGGTGGGTGTATACATGCCTCTATGTGTTCCACTTTGTGCACACAACACAAGATTGGTTTTtcactttgatcacacaccatgagGATGTTTGTGCTATCGCATCACCCTTTTGCTCATCCTCGGTAGCACTTTATATAGATTGCCTAGAAAACAAAGTGTTTTTTATTGCTAGTAATCTTTGATACCATTGGTATGAAGCTCACCTAGTGTATCCAAGTATTTTTACTAGCCTATGGGTTTTTCACTTGTTCATGAGCCCCCTGGGATAACACAACTTGATGTCCTTATGACTTATGAACTCTTTGTGGACATGGCTCCTAGTAAATAGTCGAGGATCTTGCTAGTGCTAGATGTCATTATTTGTGTGTTTATAGAAATGACTCCTAGTAAGTGTCTAAGGATCTTGTTAGTCCTACGGGTCATGACTTTGTGGATATGGCTACTAGTAAAATTTTGTGAATCTTAGTAATCCTAGATTTCGTACCTTGTTTG is a genomic window of Cryptomeria japonica chromosome 7, Sugi_1.0, whole genome shotgun sequence containing:
- the LOC131067112 gene encoding borneol dehydrogenase, mitochondrial-like: MAPPANVAFSYINRCLPCKILIQIGDNLNTISNFCSLYSDKERCLKIEVLIWKCRLEGKVAIITGGAGGLGEATVRLFLENGAKVIIADIADDAGHILAQSLSEWATFIHCDVTKEQDVRAAVDLAMEKHGQLDIMFNNAGIGEDRKGSVAEYDMERFERTMDINAKGVMHGLKHAARVMIPNRKGCIISTASVAGTIGGNAPYAYTASKHAVIGFTKNGAAELGKYGIRVNCISPSYVATGLLVESLGTKDKGEVEEWISCRSNLKGVVLTEEDIAQAALFLGSDESKFISGHNLLVDGGFSVVNHDGGLYRP